AATAATTGTTTAGCCCGTTCAGCAATTTCTTCTTCGGTTAATGCTGCTTCATTAATAGAAATAATATCAGCCCCGCCGGCAATTCCAGCATATAGCGCAATATCGCCACAAGCATGACCCATTACTTCCACAATTGAACAACGATGGTGTGATTGCATTGTGTCACGTAAGCGATCAATGGCTTCTACCACAATATTAATTGCCGTATCAAATCCAATTGTATAGTCAGAAGAAGTAATATCATTATCAATTGTTCCTGGTAACCCAATACAGTTAATCCCCATATCCGTTAACTTTTGAGCCCCTTGATAACTACCATCGCCGCCAATCACAACTAAGGCATCAATCTGGTGCTTTTTTAAATTAGCAACTGCTTTTTCACGGACACTAACTTCTTTAAATTCTGGCAAGCGCGCACTACCAATAATAGTTCCTCCTCAACGTATGATGCTATCGGCAAAGTTGTTATCAACACTCTCAATCCAATCATTTACTAGTCCTAAATAACCATCACGCACAATATATGTTTCTAACCCTTTCGCATGGGCTGTTTTAATGACTCCGGCAATCGCCGCGTTCATTCCTTGTGAATCACCACCCGAGGTTAAAATCCCAATTCTCTTAATCATTTCTTACATCTCCTTTTATCTTTTTTTATTTACACAATTATTATTTTATTCTTAAAAAAGACTTTGTAAAGAATTTCAAGAAAATATTTCAGAAAAACCAAATTAAAAAAACCATTTAAGAAATTAAATGGTTTGGTGGTTATTGTTCTGAATTTTCACTTGGTGGGGTTGGTTCGCTAGGTTGGCCACTTGGTTTCGAACTTGTTGGTTCTGATTCAGCTACCAACAATTGTTGGTTTAATAACGCTATGTTATTTAACACAAATTGACCAGATTGACTAGCTAACGAAAATTTACATTTCTTTTTACTCCGTGAACCTTCAGTATAATAGATAATAATTTGTTTTAAGCGGTTATTTTGTTCAACTTTCGTAATTTTGCGAATCAAAATTCGTTCTCCTAAAAAAGCAATTTCTT
The sequence above is drawn from the Spiroplasma eriocheiris genome and encodes:
- the pfkA gene encoding 6-phosphofructokinase, producing MIKRIGILTSGGDSQGMNAAIAGVIKTAHAKGLETYIVRDGYLGLVNDWIESVDNNFADSIIRWGGTIIGSARLPEFKEVSVREKAVANLKKHQIDALVVIGGDGSYQGAQKLTDMGINCIGLPGTIDNDITSSDYTIGFDTAINIVVEAIDRLRDTMQSHHRCSIVEVMGHACGDIALYAGIAGGADIISINEAALTEEEIAERAKQLFLANKRSVVIVVSEMIYPDVHKLAKKVEAISGYVTRATVLGHTQRGGVPTAMERYRAFRMAQFAVKQLIANRGGLAIGNIGDEIVARPIMEALSIPRASRKDIWLEFDELNNNMYKK